In a genomic window of Saccharothrix sp. HUAS TT1:
- a CDS encoding branched-chain amino acid ABC transporter substrate-binding protein → MSGARLGRVLVLAAASSLVLAACAGGGGGGEAGGDVTSVKIGFMGDLTGENSAIVIPPRNGAVMAVDEYNATNPKVKIELVQYDSQGKPDQATSLITQAIGQDKIVGLIGPAFSGESKAIGGQLEENKIPSVSPSATNPGLASNNWTYWHRVVANDDDQGPGIAEFLVKAKSPKKAFVLSDDQEYSVGLAEAVGKSFEAAGVTVERDKFAKDASDYSSTVTKVASANPDVIVFGGYYAQAGRLLKQLRDGGVTATFASGDGSLDQQLVTGAGTQAAEGAVLACPCNIPSADVTGPLKTFFDNYKKSANVDPAIYATEGYDAATAFIKAVGAGNTTGEKINEFLKTASFEGVSKPIKFKANGEPENNAIFIYQVKDGQVKLLGSAEEAKIEG, encoded by the coding sequence GTGTCAGGAGCACGACTCGGCCGAGTTCTGGTGCTGGCGGCGGCTTCGTCGCTGGTGCTCGCGGCTTGTGCCGGAGGCGGCGGCGGTGGCGAAGCGGGTGGCGACGTCACCTCGGTCAAGATCGGGTTCATGGGTGACCTCACCGGTGAGAACTCGGCGATCGTGATCCCGCCCCGGAACGGGGCGGTCATGGCGGTCGACGAGTACAACGCCACGAACCCCAAGGTCAAGATCGAGCTGGTGCAGTACGACAGCCAGGGCAAGCCCGACCAGGCGACCTCGCTGATCACGCAGGCCATCGGCCAGGACAAGATCGTCGGCCTCATCGGCCCGGCCTTCTCCGGTGAGTCGAAGGCCATCGGCGGCCAGCTGGAGGAGAACAAGATCCCCAGCGTCTCGCCGTCCGCCACGAACCCCGGCCTGGCGAGCAACAACTGGACCTACTGGCACCGCGTCGTGGCCAACGACGACGACCAGGGCCCCGGCATCGCCGAATTCCTGGTGAAGGCGAAGAGCCCCAAGAAGGCGTTCGTCCTGTCCGACGACCAGGAGTACAGCGTCGGCCTGGCCGAGGCCGTCGGCAAGTCCTTCGAGGCGGCCGGCGTCACGGTCGAGCGCGACAAGTTCGCCAAGGACGCGTCCGACTACTCGTCCACCGTCACGAAGGTCGCCTCGGCCAACCCCGACGTGATCGTCTTCGGTGGCTACTACGCCCAGGCGGGCCGGCTGCTCAAGCAGCTCCGCGACGGCGGTGTGACGGCGACGTTCGCCTCCGGTGACGGCTCGCTCGACCAGCAGCTCGTCACCGGCGCGGGCACCCAGGCCGCCGAGGGCGCCGTCCTCGCCTGCCCGTGCAACATCCCGTCGGCCGACGTGACCGGTCCGTTGAAGACGTTCTTCGACAACTACAAGAAGAGCGCCAACGTCGACCCGGCCATCTACGCGACCGAGGGCTACGACGCCGCGACCGCGTTCATCAAGGCCGTCGGGGCGGGCAACACCACCGGCGAGAAGATCAACGAGTTCCTGAAGACGGCCAGCTTCGAGGGCGTGTCCAAGCCGATCAAGTTCAAGGCGAACGGCGAGCCGGAGAACAACGCGATCTTCATCTACCAGGTGAAGGACGGCCAGGTGAAGCTGCTGGGTTCCGCCGAGGAAGCCAAGATCGAAGGCTGA
- a CDS encoding ANTAR domain-containing response regulator: MTHQAAEAQPEVAPRRVLVAEDEALIRLDLVEMLREEGYEVAGQAADGDEAVTLATELRPDLVIMDVKMPKVDGIEAASVIAGNRIAPVVILTAFSQRDLVERARDAGAMAYLVKPFAKRDLVPAIELAMSRFAELQALENEVAGLTERLETRKVVERAKGLLMTKQGLSEPEAFRWVQRTAMDRRTTMKAVAEAVIENFG; encoded by the coding sequence GTGACCCATCAGGCTGCCGAGGCCCAGCCCGAGGTCGCGCCCCGGCGCGTGCTCGTGGCCGAGGACGAAGCCCTCATCCGCCTCGACCTGGTCGAGATGCTGCGCGAGGAGGGGTACGAGGTGGCCGGCCAGGCCGCCGACGGCGACGAAGCGGTCACGCTGGCCACCGAGCTGCGGCCGGACCTGGTGATCATGGACGTGAAGATGCCCAAGGTCGACGGCATCGAGGCCGCGTCGGTGATCGCGGGCAACCGCATCGCGCCGGTCGTCATCCTCACCGCGTTCAGCCAGCGCGACCTGGTGGAGCGGGCCCGCGACGCGGGTGCGATGGCCTACCTGGTCAAGCCGTTCGCCAAGCGCGACCTGGTGCCCGCGATCGAGCTGGCGATGAGCCGCTTCGCCGAGCTGCAGGCGCTGGAGAACGAGGTCGCCGGGCTGACCGAGCGGCTGGAGACGCGCAAGGTCGTCGAACGCGCCAAGGGTTTGCTGATGACCAAGCAGGGCCTGTCGGAGCCCGAGGCGTTCCGCTGGGTGCAGCGCACCGCGATGGACCGGCGCACGACGATGAAGGCCGTCGCCGAAGCCGTCATCGAAAACTTCGGCTGA
- a CDS encoding branched-chain amino acid ABC transporter permease, with translation MLDDFLNQILPSTVGGLVFGSIYALIALGYTMVYGVLRLINFAHSEIFMIGTFTSLVVVTAIAPSAPLTGLALFGVLLLIIVLSAAVSGGAAVLLELVAYRPLRKKGATRLTALISAIGASLFLMELFALVIIPWLTGKPGRNQQSSPRIVDRDTVFTIGNAAVRTDHIIVVVAAVIMMIALDRLVNKTKIGRGIRATAQDPEAAVLMGVSIDNIVRITFLLGGAMAGVAGALYLMEFENTVFNVGFVLGIKAFTAAVLGGIGNLRGALLGGVALGLIENWGAIFLGSEWKDVIAFTVLVVVLMFRPTGILGESLQKARA, from the coding sequence ATGCTTGATGATTTCCTCAACCAGATCCTGCCCAGCACGGTGGGCGGACTGGTGTTCGGCTCCATCTACGCGCTCATCGCCCTCGGCTACACGATGGTCTACGGCGTGCTGCGCCTGATCAACTTCGCGCACTCCGAGATCTTCATGATCGGCACGTTCACGTCGCTCGTGGTGGTCACGGCGATCGCGCCCTCGGCGCCGCTCACCGGGTTGGCGCTGTTCGGCGTGCTGTTGTTGATCATCGTGCTGTCCGCGGCGGTGTCCGGCGGCGCCGCCGTCCTGCTGGAGCTGGTGGCCTACCGGCCGCTGCGCAAGAAGGGCGCCACCCGGCTCACCGCGCTGATCTCGGCGATCGGCGCGTCCCTGTTCCTGATGGAGCTGTTCGCGCTCGTCATCATCCCCTGGTTGACCGGCAAGCCCGGCCGCAACCAGCAGTCCTCGCCGCGCATCGTCGACCGCGACACGGTGTTCACCATCGGCAACGCGGCCGTCCGCACCGACCACATCATCGTCGTGGTCGCCGCCGTCATCATGATGATCGCCCTGGACCGCTTGGTGAACAAGACCAAGATCGGCCGCGGCATCCGGGCCACCGCGCAGGACCCCGAGGCCGCCGTCCTGATGGGCGTCAGCATCGACAACATCGTGCGGATCACGTTCCTCCTCGGCGGCGCGATGGCCGGCGTGGCGGGCGCGCTCTACCTGATGGAGTTCGAGAACACGGTCTTCAACGTCGGTTTCGTGCTCGGCATCAAGGCGTTCACCGCCGCCGTGCTCGGCGGTATCGGCAACCTGCGCGGCGCGCTTCTCGGTGGTGTCGCGCTCGGCCTGATCGAGAACTGGGGCGCGATCTTCCTTGGCTCGGAGTGGAAGGACGTGATCGCGTTCACCGTCCTGGTGGTCGTGCTGATGTTCCGACCGACCGGC
- a CDS encoding DinB family protein: MSSNERTWPAADADDELRLLTDFLTFLRLTAVAKVEGLSRADATATPIPTSPVVSALGVLRHLTAVERWWLSIEAGGVELPSLWGADADASWLLHPGDTVESVIAEYRAEWARSASALDGLGPDDRTRGDHSGNGRTVRWVLAHLVQETGRHVGHLDFLRELADGVKGE; encoded by the coding sequence ATGAGTTCGAACGAACGCACGTGGCCGGCGGCGGACGCCGATGACGAGCTGCGGCTGCTGACCGACTTCCTGACCTTCCTGCGGCTGACCGCCGTCGCCAAGGTCGAGGGCCTGAGCCGGGCGGACGCCACCGCCACCCCGATCCCGACGTCGCCGGTGGTGAGCGCGCTCGGCGTGCTGCGGCACCTGACGGCGGTCGAGCGGTGGTGGCTGTCGATCGAGGCGGGCGGTGTCGAGCTGCCGTCGCTGTGGGGCGCGGACGCGGACGCGTCGTGGCTCCTGCACCCCGGCGACACGGTGGAGTCGGTGATCGCCGAGTACCGGGCCGAGTGGGCGCGGTCGGCGAGCGCGCTGGACGGGCTGGGCCCGGACGACCGGACCCGCGGCGACCACTCCGGCAACGGCCGCACGGTGCGCTGGGTGCTGGCGCACCTGGTGCAGGAGACCGGCCGGCACGTCGGCCACCTGG